Sequence from the Microplitis demolitor isolate Queensland-Clemson2020A chromosome 2, iyMicDemo2.1a, whole genome shotgun sequence genome:
aaatacatttcacataattattaggTGCAaggcaaaattaaaaatttttcaatggttttatcataaaacaaaactcATTAACATTGTTTGACTGAcactttcgatttttgaaaaagttcaacaaaaaacattcaaaacAATGGTCAATTACAtttacaaaaatgattttggaaggttcaaaaaacatttaaaaaaaaagaattttttttatgagattttcGGGGTACCCTATTTTGCCTTCCTTTTTCTTATATCttataatatgtaaaaaatacatgcatgaaaatattaaaaaaaagatatttaaaatacataaaaaatatataattttataatatttttaacttcccgctaagaaaatcgacgattttcaaaaatttcgggaagttattgttttcaccccgattttcgaaaatcgagttttcatcagatgtcgacgttttgaggtcctaggaagctattctgactattttcagaatgatgtccaagtgtgtatgtgtgtgtgtgtgtgtgtgtgtgtgtgtgtgtgtgtgtgtgtttgtgtgtttgtgtgtgtgtgtgtgtaaactctttgtaacttttgaactaatgaatcgatttggatggttgaggtggcaatcgaaagagcttgttggccatcaactttcctgagaatttcagattatttgatcgaatatactcgaaaatatttgcgaattacgaaaaaacaaaaaaaattagttttttagttttttattgatttctgaaaaacgacttatacgatcgacttcaaaatctaatcagctctagtattcaataaaacacgtcgattcccacctcaaacatcaaaatcagataattcgttcgagagttatcgcaggagaaagaaatggtgaaaaacggttttttctaaatattttcgaaacgactgacgcgatcgatttcaaattttaatcagctctagaattcaataaaacgcgccgattgccatgtcaactatcaaaatcgattgattagttcaaaagatatcggcgttgaaatgttaaaaaaataacattttatgttattttttccggataaatcataatataacgtaacaaaatgtgcctgatatcataccaactcatcttttttatggtttcttttgatcaaataatgtcatcgaacttggtttttagtttaaatcatattatcaacaaaaaaatcgataaaacgtagtttttaatatttttatcggatatttcatattttattgtttcttacatgagtcaaaatttatttaaatcgtgattttgatccccgacattgatttctgcctcaatacacttattttactgaacataatcaggaactaaattttaaaaaccgcttcattgatgatttttgattcttaaattttcaaacttcagcataacaggtaacttgttagagcttgaaaagatcataaaaaaaacaattgcatgtgatagcattttcgagctcgaagagctcgaaaatatatccacactaatgttttcgagctctttgaggtcgaaaacagcgggaagttttggggctggcccgcagggtcaaccgacagaccgattttttttcttatgttgttggttaaattaaaaatatatttttcatattttcataataaaatttttttatatatttgaaatatattatttatataatttttatattttttcaaacatgtATTTCTTATACACctcaaaatctattttaaaaatatttaaataacatttaaaatatataaaaacatcggccaaaagttagctattaaaaatttactttttatacatattttatatatatttatgtatttttaatgtatttttttttataaatgtttatcaTAAGACACCGAACTCGAATAAGCAGCGGTACGAGTGGTTCAATGTTCGCCACTAGATCGTACGCAACCTTTTGTGCTGTTCCtggttaaatatatatttcagagTTGTTATATTCCATACTTGAAAAGAATTCTGGCACAGCTCCTCCTCTGTCGTCCGACCTAGTGACGAGTGCCTCTTTTGATGGTAATATGGTATATTCTATATTACATTGTGAcaacaaaatttctatttttgtttccttggatgatttttttttataatccagAAATATAAAGGACGTTTCAGGTAATAGAaacagtaatttttgttttcaataaacGCTCTtgaataatctaaaaaataataaatttcggtaaatttaaaaaaaatttttttcagtatccATTTACTCTGGTTCCATTCTATTCTACaaagtattattttgatgCAAGATCGATCATTAATAATTCGacaacttgaataaattacaGTAACGTTATATGAATTCTGTACAATTTACGGTGTTTTAGAAGAAAGATATAAAGCAatcgagttgaaaaaaaattatattcttacGACTAAATGTAAGTTTACTCAAtataacggtgggccctggctatttcgtgtccagtagccatgaaccacagttaaataattttcccgaatagattaattaattagtaataaattattaaatataaatataaattataattattttgttgctgGTTCTTAACGGGAAATAGTTCTCAGGTTGCAGGTCGACTCGTTCttaccggacacgcggctgaaataaCTTATTCTAGAGAACGCTggtgataaaagaaatttattttagagacTCAATtaccgtatatatatatataatagatttatttaaccaaGTCCCCAAATATGTACACAGATTTTCcccttttataaataaataaattacatttaaaataagtatgcGTCCAGCGACCATGAATAAATTCACTGGAAGCACACAGAGATCATTGGACGCGggaaacaaattaaatattaaattatatcgaGTTGAAGAGAGAGAATATTGTCAtacatgaaataaatatatatatatatatatatatatgattgaatataaattgGCAAAATCTTATCTGGTTAAATTAATACGCCGTACTGGTGGAATAAGCCTTCTGTCTATCCTCGTACCCTGTGCTCGATGCTGGATTGCCTCCCGTAGGTTTGTCCAGGTTCCTTGGGCCGCGACTCGAAGAACACTCCTCACAGAAcgcacttaattatttaactaatgGTTTTCAAACCAAATTTCAAAAGAACCAgaatattcacaaagtaatttatcacaaaagaaagtatttcaattcaatttaacgTATATAATAAGTAGGCAAGATACAGTTAATTAGCTCAGCGCGTGGATATTCGATCGATGGCTTGAACTTAAGTGTCCATAGCTTGAGCTTGAATCTTCTTTTATCTAGTCGTCTTAGGCCCCAACCTCAGTTAACCCCTACCTgattatgcgcacatgaccgatttacggtcacctgctgcgtgaAATCATCCCTTGTGGTCTAACGCCTAGCTCAGCCAAACTCGGCAATCAGGCTGCGATGAGAGAGatagagaaagaccaaatcaagacagagacagcgagagagccgcaTTCTCACGTCGTAAACCAACGCTGCCCGGTTAcatcaaatcaaaaaaacaTAGGTAgaatatcatcattttttacattaaactTGAGTATTGTAAAAACAAAAGCAACAGTAGGCGGAATAAAGTCTCTAGTATGTTGACTCAATTACACCCGATAAAATAagattttgtataattatatatgagtccatatataatcagatctgaaaattgaccagatctgatcatatataatcatatatgattagatataatcatgcatgagcgaatatagtcatttttaaaagctcattgaaaatgtctgaaaattattaattaagtaattaaattaggaTTTATTGTCTTCATTAATAGAAAtgttagttaaatttaaatatatatatatatatatatatatatatatatatatatatatacccatgTAGGGGAAGGGGCGCAAAAGGGGTAAGGTAGGTAAAACGGGATACCCCCAAAATTTCataagagaaaattttattttttaattattccaaaatcacttttgtaaacataattgagtaatattttaaatatttttcttaaactttttcaaaaatcgactttcagtcaaaaaatgttgatggcTTTTGATTTATGATACAAACCagaaaaaaagcttttttctGCTTTTGCATCCAGTAATCGTGTAAGATGTAATGTTTTGTTATGGAAATTgctcacaaaaaatttaacttgatcaattttttctaatatgcagaaatttttttttgggccTTTTTTAAGGGATACCCTATTTTGCCCGccaaagtgaaaattttttgtttcaacggcaactgaaatttttgtttatttacttcgcatatcattaaaaacaaaaaggtTTAGCGTATTTGAATCCTTGGAACcatagtatttccttaagtaccccgctttgccccccccccctgcCCCtacgtaattaaatatttatagatttcatATCATTGAAGCCTGATCAGATCTAAGTATATAAggacttatatataattagacctgatcatatataggctTATATATCATTATACCTTGCTTTCATCacttagatctgatcagatctaattatatatagacttatatataattagacatgatcatatataggcttaattatgattataccTAGCCTTTATCAGCCAGGTCTGATcaaatctaattatatataggttcatatatgattatatataattccatgtatgaccatgtataatcatatataattccatatatgattatatataattatatataatcttatatataatcatatatactcatatatacttatatataatcagataaaatcattttttatcgggcatatattttttaattgaatgcGTAAAAGTCGTCGCAAATGCAAATGATATGTTCACAAGTACGCCATGTATTTGAATAGATAATTCCCTCCAAATACGTGTGGCTTTTCAGCCAAAGTCGTAGCGTGTTTCGCCGTATTTAAAGTCGTGGCGTATTTGGCTCAAGTCAAACCAAGTTGGCTCAAAGGtttctttttatcagtgtGTGTGTAAAAGTCAATTACATCGTGTTTTCGAcagtatataattatcaattcaatttattaattctggtTTACTTACTAAATTGCGTAAAAATACCGTcagtttacaaatatttcatttttccatACATGAGAATTTGGACTTTATTAACATAGGAATAATTTCTATGTtaacatagaaaattttcccatgttaaCATTGAGGGATTTCCTacgtcattaaaaaaatttcagcaatTTTAACACAGGAATTTTCGCAATGTCTGCATAGAAATTTTACCTACgttaacataataaaaattcctatGTTAACATCGGAAATGTTACTATATTATATAGTGATATTTCCAATGTCggtatagaaaaatttacattgCGATTTAGAATTAATTCGTATTTAATAAagcaaaattttctatgtgaCATAGTTACAATTCATATGTTGACATAATAAAACTTACAACGCTAACACAGGAATTTCCCCTAagtaaaattggaaaaattcccatttttttctctccgtgtattcAGTGTATTCACAAATtgtccaaaaaataaattttaaaatatgtataattacaatttttatataaaaccgTACAATCAACGGAGAAATAAAGGTTGATCTAGGAGCTCCAATAATTTTAAGCccttgtaatttttgaaaattgaaatatttctgtTATTTTATCACATTTACGGTACACAGCAGATCAGCTAACACAGAAATACAAGTAAACAGTTTTAGCTTGGTTTGTACCAAGTATAAGGTGTAGTCCAAGGCAAGGACCattaccaaaataatttataactatgAGGACAATAATTATGGAACTAATTTTCtgaattcaatatttattccaTTAGCAGCAGCAGTGAACGTCGACCGTGAatccaatttatttatttcttccgGTTTCTGAAAGACTTCATACTCggataaaatcattgaaagTACAACTTTTACATGCAGTTGTCCAACTCTCATACctgaaatgttttaaaaacacCAATATCAgtcttatttataatttaaacttccGTCATTCTATTTACCAACACACATCCTAGGTCCGGCACCAAATGGAATGTAAGcgtcagatatttttttatcatcattgaATCTTTCGGGATTGAATACATCAGGttcatcgaaaaatttttcatcaccaTGTAGTCCGTACAACGAAATATAAACAGGAGTacctttttcaataattatatttgtctcaggaatcttaaatataaattacataatataCTTATCGTTGTCAGTttttaccattaaaaaaaaaattatttttataattattagataaaaatactCTATATCTAGTATTTCTAAGaacgaattatttttatatcgataacaattaattaaaaatgaataaataaattactttgtaATCTTCACGAGTATATCGATCAATAGTAGAAACAGACGGATGTAATCTGACGCCCTCAGCAATACACTGATCCAggtatttcatttcattaaaaGCTTCAAATGTCCACCCATGTTTATCAATAGCacgttttatattttctcgTGCACGGTCTTGACAATCTTTTTTCTTCGCCAACTCCATAAGAGTAAAAGCTGACGTAGTAGAGCTTGATTCAAATCCAGAAAAAAATGTTCCTGATTGATACAGAAGATTTTCCCCttcaaattctaaaaaaaaaaataattaattatttatatagttatttatttatttattcctaaGCGCTCTACAAATAGAAGTACTAGttcagattaatttttttttattgtgttaaTTACAGAATCGCATTTAAaccttgtaaataaaaatattttaataacttactgtaaatattattttgttctcCATTTTTCAATTGTATGAGTGAATCAATGTAGTCTCCTCTCTTATTACCGCTTTTTTCACGTGACTCTACAGCACTCCAAAATACTTTACGCACAAATGTTGAGTCAAATAATATTGGTGAACCAATCAATTCTACAAGTTCCGGCATAAAAAATACCGTAACTAATGCTACCATACGTTTAAATCCATGGAAAAATTCCATaactaaattcaaataagtatagattttgttatttttatttatttataaataatatatagtatattgtgtgacaagggatgaaagtATACTATTTCAGGCGAGAGTAAAGTTGACTGCCCAAGGCaaagtctgaaatcgtgttttatccTGTGTTACGCcacatatttttcatattacaGTCAAATTCCATTACCTCGAACAGTTATTCTACGGAGGAGCAGAAATTTACTAGAAATTCCGACTTATCGAATGCCACTTCTCCTTTGAATAGTACACCACACCACATGCACTCTTGCATCTATAGTACAACCTCGTTATAAGTTACTGGGTTATAAGTTACTTCTCCTCTATTCGTTTTCGCTCGTCTCGAAATACTACCCGCACTCCAGTTCCACTAACGCAGTTTTTCGGTTGTCGTGAAGAGTTTGCTTCTGCAGTCcttttataagttaataaagTACGGCGTAGATAAATGACAAACATCAACTAACTTATAAAAGGACTCCGGACACAAACACGAAAACGACGCATACATATGCAGAAAACTGAGCGATCGCCAAGTAAATGA
This genomic interval carries:
- the LOC128667360 gene encoding cytochrome P450 6k1-like produces the protein YLYCHYRINYWKRRGVKQLPSTDIIFGDFKNGILFRTAPGWHLGEIYRSAPQDAPYVGFYIFHKPCFLLRDPEIIKQILIRDFDNFSDRHFAGPQQKDSIGMKNLFGLKNPAWKYLRSKITPTLTRGKLKLMFPLMIETAQPMMDYIKEKTFNDNGVKVIDAQDINYKYTADLIANVALGTKTDSFKYPDSDFNKSLMEFFHGFKRMVALVTVFFMPELVELIGSPILFDSTFVRKVFWSAVESREKSGNKRGDYIDSLIQLKNGEQNNIYKFEGENLLYQSGTFFSGFESSSTTSAFTLMELAKKKDCQDRARENIKRAIDKHGWTFEAFNEMKYLDQCIAEGVRLHPSVSTIDRYTREDYKIPETNIIIEKGTPVYISLYGLHGDEKFFDEPDVFNPERFNDDKKISDAYIPFGAGPRMCVGMRVGQLHVKVVLSMILSEYEVFQKPEEINKLDSRSTFTAAANGINIEFRKLVP